One genomic segment of bacterium includes these proteins:
- a CDS encoding glutamine synthetase, which produces MFKNSAEIFAYIKKEDIKLVDVRFTDLPGIQHHFNVPVESFDEAVFTDGLM; this is translated from the coding sequence AAGAATTCAGCGGAAATCTTTGCCTATATTAAGAAGGAAGACATCAAGTTAGTCGATGTTCGCTTTACCGATCTTCCTGGAATCCAGCACCATTTCAACGTTCCAGTTGAATCATTCGATGAGGCGGTTTTTACAGACGGTCTTATGT